A window of Psychroflexus sp. ALD_RP9 contains these coding sequences:
- the rlmN gene encoding 23S rRNA (adenine(2503)-C(2))-methyltransferase RlmN — translation MKANKKDIRALSKKDLQDFFVSNGEKAFRGTQVYEWLWQKACYDFNEMTNISKEIRSMLDANFVINNIEVDTMQRSNDGTIKNAVKLHDGFTVESVLIPTYSRTTACVSSQVGCSLDCKFCATAQLKRLRNLNADEIYDQVVAIDQESRLYNNMPLSNIVYMGMGEPLMNYKNVLKSIEKITSPEGLGMSPRRITLSTSGVPKMIKKLADDQVKFNLAVSLHSARNEVRTQIMPFNAKFPLEDLGESLQYWYQETGKAVTYEYIVWDGINDTREDILALIEFCKLIPCKVNLIEYNPIDDGIFKQGSDDSVAQYKNALEAHRITVTLRHSRGKDIDAACGQLANKH, via the coding sequence GTGAAAGCAAATAAGAAAGATATACGTGCATTAAGCAAAAAAGATTTACAAGACTTTTTTGTATCTAATGGAGAAAAGGCATTTCGCGGCACACAAGTTTATGAATGGTTGTGGCAAAAAGCATGTTATGATTTTAACGAAATGACAAATATTTCAAAAGAAATTCGTTCCATGCTCGATGCGAATTTTGTAATAAATAATATTGAGGTTGATACCATGCAGCGCAGTAATGATGGTACCATAAAAAATGCTGTAAAACTTCATGACGGCTTTACTGTCGAGTCTGTTTTAATTCCTACCTATTCTCGAACAACAGCTTGTGTTTCGTCTCAAGTTGGGTGTAGCTTAGATTGTAAATTTTGTGCAACAGCACAACTGAAACGTTTAAGGAATTTAAATGCAGATGAAATTTACGATCAAGTTGTAGCGATCGATCAAGAGAGTCGCTTATATAACAACATGCCATTATCTAATATTGTTTATATGGGAATGGGAGAACCACTCATGAACTATAAAAATGTTTTAAAATCTATCGAAAAAATTACTTCTCCAGAAGGTTTAGGCATGTCACCAAGACGCATTACTTTATCAACTTCCGGAGTTCCAAAAATGATTAAGAAGTTAGCTGATGATCAGGTTAAATTTAATTTAGCGGTTTCATTACACTCAGCCAGAAATGAAGTTAGGACCCAAATAATGCCGTTTAATGCTAAGTTCCCTTTAGAAGACTTAGGCGAATCACTTCAATACTGGTATCAAGAAACAGGAAAAGCAGTTACTTATGAATATATTGTTTGGGATGGAATAAATGATACTCGCGAAGATATTTTAGCCTTAATTGAGTTTTGTAAACTGATCCCTTGTAAAGTCAATTTGATTGAATACAACCCAATTGATGATGGTATTTTTAAGCAAGGTTCAGATGACTCAGTAGCTCAATATAAAAATGCTTTAGAAGCTCATCGCATTACAGTAACCTTACGTCATTCAAGAGGTAAAGATATTGATGCTGCTTGCGGTCAGTTGGCAAATAAGCATTAA
- a CDS encoding T9SS type A sorting domain-containing protein, translated as MKKITFILVSLLTYVSFAQLPTNPFSVGQEFTVQSTVCYGNGTGACDPANTNIAVTGFATVTAVSGNTVTLSDITGGLYAGPYGESDNPGTITLNYTAQTIVFNNQPDVVYGGDDFDGTGTYTLDGQGDLVSFETTWSNNYGDGGTSTYTLFDNQVPDPVINPTPTDGAVDVTVDTADNDGDGQPDNAVQLDWDIAQTGGTPTEFDIYFSADQTFPGGPLGTTGGSQVSITGVDFGVTRYWKVVAKNPAGEAVGSATWSFTTETIGNPPNPVILPTPSDNATNVAIITDDNNGDGQPDNAVDLSWLAAPQGPIATTYEVYFGEDQNNLSFLGQTAQTSVSITGNDYDTTYYWQIVAKNTGGSATGSAVWSFTTESSLSITDVQSENLVNHFVNNDKLNISAKSPINQVEIYNMLGQVVKTLQPDSSNVNIDLNELNNGMFISKVSINGQTQTFKFVK; from the coding sequence ATGAAGAAAATTACTTTTATTTTAGTGAGTTTACTTACTTATGTAAGTTTTGCTCAATTACCTACCAATCCTTTTTCTGTAGGTCAAGAATTTACTGTTCAATCAACCGTTTGCTATGGTAACGGTACTGGCGCATGTGATCCGGCTAACACTAATATAGCTGTAACTGGATTCGCTACAGTGACAGCCGTATCGGGTAATACTGTAACACTATCAGATATTACTGGTGGATTATATGCAGGACCTTACGGTGAATCTGACAATCCAGGTACTATAACCTTGAATTATACTGCTCAAACAATCGTGTTCAATAACCAACCAGACGTTGTTTATGGCGGTGATGATTTTGATGGAACAGGTACTTACACTCTTGATGGTCAAGGAGATTTAGTGAGCTTCGAAACAACTTGGTCTAACAACTATGGTGACGGAGGAACAAGCACTTACACTTTATTTGATAATCAAGTACCTGACCCGGTAATAAACCCAACTCCAACTGATGGCGCTGTTGATGTTACTGTCGACACCGCTGACAATGATGGCGATGGACAACCTGATAACGCTGTACAACTTGATTGGGATATAGCTCAAACAGGTGGAACTCCGACTGAATTTGATATCTATTTTTCTGCTGATCAAACATTCCCTGGTGGACCACTTGGAACCACTGGTGGTAGTCAAGTTAGTATTACTGGTGTTGATTTTGGAGTTACAAGATATTGGAAAGTAGTTGCAAAAAATCCAGCTGGAGAAGCTGTTGGTTCAGCTACATGGAGTTTTACAACTGAAACTATTGGAAATCCTCCAAACCCAGTTATCTTACCTACTCCAAGCGACAATGCTACAAACGTGGCTATAATAACCGACGATAATAATGGTGACGGACAACCTGACAATGCTGTTGATTTATCTTGGTTAGCAGCACCACAAGGTCCAATAGCAACTACTTACGAAGTTTATTTTGGTGAAGACCAAAATAACTTATCTTTCTTAGGTCAAACTGCACAAACATCAGTTTCAATTACAGGAAATGATTATGACACTACTTATTACTGGCAAATAGTTGCTAAAAATACTGGAGGTTCTGCGACAGGTTCAGCTGTATGGTCATTTACAACAGAGTCTTCTTTAAGTATTACAGATGTTCAGTCTGAGAATCTTGTAAATCATTTCGTCAATAATGATAAATTAAATATATCAGCTAAGTCACCTATTAACCAAGTTGAAATTTATAATATGTTAGGTCAAGTAGTTAAAACTCTACAACCTGATAGTTCTAACGTTAATATCGATTTAAATGAACTTAACAATGGTATGTTTATTTCTAAAGTTAGTATAAACGGTCAAACTCAAACTTTCAAGTTTGTGAAATAA
- a CDS encoding polyprenyl synthetase family protein produces MKVVYQIKQPIAHEMEVFEKKFSLFMSSKVALLNKITHFIVNRKGKQMRPMFVFLVAKMVSNGEVNDRTYRGASVIELIHTATLVHDDVVDDSNQRRGFFSINALWKNKIAVLVGDYLLSKGLLLSIDNDDFDLLKIISVAVREMSEGELLQIEKARRLDITEAIYYEIIRQKTATLIAACCSLGAAAVKPNSVDVDDMRKFGELIGMAFQIKDDLFDYGQRKIGKPTGIDIKEQKMTLPLIYAINQSSKKDKDWIINSIKNHNKDKKRVNKVIDFVKSSGGLDYATAKMHQFQDEALQILAQYPESDYKSSLKLMVDYVINREK; encoded by the coding sequence ATGAAAGTTGTCTACCAAATTAAACAACCTATTGCCCACGAAATGGAGGTTTTTGAGAAAAAATTCTCTTTATTTATGTCATCTAAGGTTGCGCTTCTTAACAAAATTACCCACTTTATTGTTAATCGAAAAGGAAAACAAATGCGACCTATGTTTGTGTTTTTAGTAGCTAAAATGGTGTCTAATGGTGAAGTAAATGATCGTACTTATCGAGGTGCTTCAGTTATAGAACTAATTCATACGGCTACTTTGGTTCACGATGATGTGGTTGATGATAGTAATCAACGTCGCGGTTTCTTTTCAATTAACGCCTTATGGAAAAATAAAATTGCCGTTTTAGTTGGTGATTACCTATTGTCTAAAGGTCTTTTGCTTTCTATAGATAATGATGATTTTGATCTTCTAAAAATTATTTCAGTTGCCGTTCGAGAGATGAGTGAAGGCGAATTATTGCAAATAGAAAAGGCTAGGCGGCTTGATATTACAGAAGCTATTTATTACGAAATTATCCGGCAAAAAACGGCTACTTTAATTGCCGCTTGTTGTAGTCTTGGTGCGGCTGCGGTTAAGCCTAATTCTGTAGATGTAGATGATATGCGAAAATTTGGCGAATTAATAGGTATGGCATTTCAAATTAAAGACGACCTTTTTGATTATGGACAACGCAAAATAGGTAAGCCTACAGGTATTGATATTAAGGAGCAGAAAATGACCCTACCATTAATATATGCGATTAATCAATCTTCAAAAAAAGACAAAGATTGGATTATTAATTCTATCAAAAACCATAATAAAGACAAAAAGAGAGTCAATAAAGTGATTGATTTTGTAAAAAGTTCTGGAGGTTTAGATTATGCCACTGCTAAAATGCATCAGTTTCAAGATGAAGCACTTCAAATTTTAGCCCAATATCCTGAATCTGATTATAAATCGTCTTTAAAATTAATGGTAGATTACGTGATTAATCGTGAAAAATAA
- the dnaG gene encoding DNA primase, with translation MITKRTIEKVFDTARVEEVIGDFVNLKKSGSNFKGLSPFSEEKTPSFMVSPVKQIWKDFSSGKGGNAVSFIMEHEHYSYPEAIKYLAKKYNIEIEETEQTSEEKEKASERESMFLVSKFAKDFFVDQLHNSTEGQTIGLSYFKERGFTNDTIKKFNLGYSPDQWEAFTKAAINKAYEKKYLEATGLTITKDQKSFDRFKGRVMFPIHSMSGRVLGFGGRILDNSKKAAKYLNSPESEIYHKSKVLYGLYYAKKAIAQQDNCYLVEGYTDVIQLHQAGIENVVSSSGTALTDQQIRLINRLTKNITVLFDGDAAGLRASLRSVNMILAQDMNVKVCLFPEGEDPDSFAKANSTHVIEEYLEANAKDFITFKASLLIKEAENDPIKTAEVVRDIVESIAQVPDQIKRELYIRSCAKLMDVSEAVLFSSLDQILAKSSRDQKKKNKAQVPQLSKVEDTKVTSKKIDPKVELERIIIGLLLKYGNQEAEFEDFLIEIDEKGNEVLKPINKTHKVYEKIYLDLQSDEIEFTDENFKLLYHSLIDKLSTQEDFNVSKFTSELDQRLAEEATSILMNFERYELHNWESQNIFVKHRDQLETAEVTETILNLRRILIHQKVDEMGELLKNGDYDNPTEVLEETMEYKQLEVLIARKLNRII, from the coding sequence TTGATTACCAAGCGTACCATAGAAAAAGTTTTTGATACCGCTCGAGTAGAAGAGGTGATAGGTGATTTCGTTAATCTTAAAAAATCAGGTTCAAATTTTAAAGGTTTAAGCCCATTTAGCGAAGAAAAAACACCGAGTTTCATGGTTTCACCTGTAAAACAAATCTGGAAAGATTTTTCTTCTGGAAAAGGAGGAAACGCTGTGAGTTTTATCATGGAACACGAGCATTATTCGTACCCTGAAGCTATAAAATACCTTGCTAAAAAATATAATATTGAAATTGAAGAAACTGAACAAACATCAGAAGAAAAAGAAAAAGCTTCTGAACGTGAAAGTATGTTTCTAGTGTCTAAATTTGCAAAAGATTTTTTTGTTGACCAATTACATAATTCTACCGAAGGTCAAACAATTGGTTTGTCTTACTTCAAAGAGCGTGGTTTTACTAATGATACTATAAAAAAATTCAATTTAGGTTACTCGCCAGATCAGTGGGAAGCTTTCACAAAAGCAGCAATCAATAAGGCTTACGAAAAAAAATATCTTGAAGCTACAGGCTTAACCATAACAAAAGACCAAAAATCTTTCGACCGTTTTAAAGGTCGTGTTATGTTTCCAATTCATTCCATGTCTGGTCGTGTATTGGGCTTTGGTGGAAGAATTTTGGATAACTCTAAAAAAGCCGCTAAATATTTAAATTCACCAGAGAGTGAAATTTATCATAAAAGTAAGGTGTTATATGGCTTATACTATGCTAAAAAAGCCATTGCTCAACAAGATAATTGTTACTTAGTTGAAGGCTATACTGATGTTATTCAGTTACATCAAGCAGGAATTGAAAATGTGGTTTCTTCATCCGGAACAGCTTTAACCGATCAACAAATTCGATTAATTAATCGCTTAACTAAAAACATTACCGTTTTATTTGATGGCGATGCCGCTGGTCTACGCGCTTCATTACGCAGTGTAAATATGATTTTAGCTCAGGACATGAATGTTAAAGTCTGCCTGTTTCCTGAAGGCGAAGATCCTGACAGCTTTGCAAAAGCTAACTCAACTCATGTTATAGAGGAATATCTTGAAGCTAACGCAAAAGATTTTATCACATTTAAGGCCTCGCTTTTAATTAAAGAAGCCGAAAATGATCCTATAAAAACCGCTGAAGTAGTTCGCGATATTGTAGAGAGTATTGCTCAAGTTCCTGATCAAATTAAACGAGAACTATATATCAGGTCCTGTGCTAAACTCATGGATGTTTCTGAGGCAGTTTTATTTAGTAGTTTAGATCAAATTTTGGCTAAATCAAGTCGTGACCAAAAGAAAAAAAATAAAGCTCAAGTCCCTCAGTTAAGCAAAGTTGAAGATACTAAAGTGACTTCAAAAAAAATTGATCCTAAGGTAGAACTTGAACGGATTATTATTGGGTTATTATTAAAATACGGTAATCAAGAGGCTGAATTTGAAGATTTTTTGATTGAAATTGATGAAAAAGGTAATGAAGTTTTAAAACCTATTAACAAAACGCATAAGGTTTACGAAAAAATTTATCTCGATTTGCAAAGTGATGAAATTGAGTTTACCGATGAAAATTTTAAGTTGCTTTATCACAGTTTAATTGATAAGTTATCTACCCAAGAAGACTTTAATGTATCTAAATTTACGAGTGAACTAGACCAGAGATTAGCAGAAGAAGCAACGAGCATCTTAATGAATTTCGAACGCTACGAACTGCATAATTGGGAAAGCCAAAATATTTTTGTTAAGCATAGAGACCAACTTGAAACTGCAGAGGTGACCGAAACAATCTTAAACCTAAGACGTATTTTGATACATCAAAAAGTTGATGAAATGGGAGAACTTCTTAAAAATGGTGATTATGATAACCCCACTGAAGTTTTAGAAGAAACGATGGAGTATAAGCAACTCGAAGTTTTAATTGCTCGAAAATTAAACCGAATTATTTAA
- the nadE gene encoding NAD(+) synthase yields the protein MQNEKVINYIKNWLNNYLNKTNAKGFVIGVSGGIDSAVTSTLCAMTKQKVLCVEMPIHQEISQVTRAQKHISWLKLNYKNVSSVKVDLTPTFNVFKDSLPDTNSKREDLALANSRARLRMTTLYYLAGLNNYLVAGTGNKVEDFGVGFYTKYGDGGVDLSPIADLMKSEVFSLAQTLKIIDEIQKAKPTDGLFGDSRSDEDQLGASYDELEWAMQFEGKQEELSSRQAEVLKIYHNLNSANQHKMKPIPICNIPAEFK from the coding sequence ATGCAAAACGAAAAAGTTATAAATTATATTAAAAATTGGCTTAACAATTATCTTAACAAAACCAATGCAAAAGGATTTGTAATAGGAGTTTCAGGAGGAATTGACTCTGCGGTAACTTCAACTTTGTGTGCAATGACTAAACAAAAAGTACTTTGTGTTGAAATGCCTATTCATCAAGAAATATCACAAGTTACTCGGGCACAGAAACATATTTCATGGCTAAAATTAAATTATAAAAATGTATCGTCAGTAAAAGTTGATTTAACTCCAACATTTAATGTATTTAAAGACAGCTTACCAGATACTAATTCTAAGCGTGAAGACTTAGCGCTTGCGAACTCTCGTGCTCGTTTACGCATGACAACTTTATATTATCTTGCAGGCCTAAACAACTATTTAGTTGCTGGAACTGGCAATAAAGTTGAAGATTTCGGTGTTGGTTTTTATACAAAATATGGCGACGGCGGTGTAGATTTGAGTCCGATTGCCGATTTAATGAAATCTGAAGTCTTTAGTTTAGCCCAAACGCTTAAAATTATAGATGAAATTCAAAAGGCCAAACCAACTGATGGGCTTTTTGGAGATAGCCGAAGTGATGAAGACCAACTAGGCGCAAGTTATGATGAATTAGAATGGGCGATGCAGTTTGAAGGAAAACAAGAAGAATTAAGTTCTAGACAAGCTGAAGTTTTGAAAATTTACCACAATTTAAATTCTGCCAATCAGCACAAAATGAAGCCTATACCAATATGTAATATACCAGCAGAGTTTAAATAA
- the gldB gene encoding gliding motility lipoprotein GldB, producing the protein MLFKTITRVLLILVTCVYLISCDSENSKIIERIENKELDLSLMRFDREFATSDSLDLESLKIGYPFFFNSAVPDSLWYKKMKDTLQNEINEEVLKAFPDFDKEKQNIERFVKYLKFYFTAFKQPTIVTIAESVDYKNKVVTSDSLLVISLDNYLGREHRFYESFPDYIKHFQDKKYLISDVAGAYAKQATFTPLDRRFISYMVYHGKLLYFKDLVIPWENDAAKIHYTQEQLEWAKSNETKIWEFFIEKDYVFSTQADLKDRFINPAPFSKFYLELDNDSSPRIGQYIGWQIVRDFMKNNPEIEPNKLMLLDAQQIFKQSNYKP; encoded by the coding sequence ATGTTATTCAAAACAATAACTAGAGTTTTATTAATTCTAGTCACTTGTGTTTATTTGATCTCTTGCGATTCGGAAAATTCAAAGATTATTGAACGTATTGAAAACAAAGAACTTGATTTAAGTCTTATGCGTTTTGATCGGGAGTTTGCAACATCAGATTCACTAGATTTAGAAAGCCTAAAAATAGGTTATCCTTTTTTCTTTAATAGCGCCGTACCTGATAGTTTGTGGTATAAAAAAATGAAGGATACACTGCAAAATGAAATTAATGAAGAGGTTTTAAAAGCATTTCCTGATTTCGATAAAGAAAAACAAAATATTGAGCGATTCGTTAAATATCTTAAATTTTATTTTACCGCATTTAAACAACCGACAATTGTTACAATTGCAGAAAGTGTTGATTATAAGAATAAAGTCGTTACTTCAGACTCTCTACTCGTGATTTCTTTAGATAATTACTTGGGGCGCGAACATCGGTTTTATGAAAGTTTTCCAGACTACATCAAGCATTTTCAAGACAAAAAGTATTTAATATCTGATGTTGCTGGCGCTTATGCCAAGCAGGCAACTTTTACACCATTAGATCGACGCTTTATTTCGTATATGGTTTACCACGGTAAATTGCTTTATTTTAAAGATTTAGTTATTCCGTGGGAAAATGACGCAGCTAAAATTCATTATACACAAGAGCAATTAGAATGGGCAAAATCTAATGAAACAAAGATCTGGGAATTTTTTATTGAAAAAGATTATGTTTTTTCAACACAAGCCGATTTGAAAGATCGCTTTATTAATCCAGCGCCATTTTCTAAGTTTTATCTTGAATTAGATAATGATTCTTCACCTAGAATTGGGCAATATATAGGTTGGCAAATTGTAAGGGATTTTATGAAAAATAATCCCGAAATTGAGCCTAATAAACTTATGTTGCTTGATGCACAACAAATTTTTAAACAATCAAATTATAAACCTTAA
- the gldC gene encoding gliding motility protein GldC, producing the protein MAKSDINIHIETDENKIPESINWSAKDGGVENESAKAAMLSIWDHKTQETLRIDLWTKDMPVDEMKKFFHQTLVSMASTYKRATDDDKMAATFNDFCDYFAEKLDLKKE; encoded by the coding sequence ATGGCAAAATCAGATATTAATATTCATATAGAGACCGACGAAAATAAAATTCCTGAATCTATTAATTGGTCGGCTAAAGATGGTGGCGTTGAAAATGAGTCTGCTAAAGCTGCTATGTTGTCTATTTGGGATCATAAAACACAAGAAACCTTACGTATTGATTTGTGGACAAAAGATATGCCTGTAGATGAAATGAAAAAGTTTTTTCATCAAACTTTAGTGAGTATGGCAAGCACCTACAAAAGAGCTACTGATGACGATAAAATGGCTGCAACTTTTAATGATTTTTGCGACTACTTTGCAGAAAAACTTGATTTAAAAAAAGAATAA
- a CDS encoding GTPase — MSKLIFVYNANSGTRNALKESLQKLINPQTLTCRLCSLTYGFTSEKTQWKKFKSQTSTEMQFLHADEFKSQFKSKFGIKYELPVILEQNHYELNVVLSAKEINQLDSLRQLIDKLTPHVTNI, encoded by the coding sequence GTGTCTAAGTTAATTTTTGTTTATAATGCTAATTCGGGCACTAGAAATGCTTTAAAAGAATCTCTGCAAAAATTAATTAATCCGCAGACTTTAACTTGTCGGTTATGTAGTTTAACTTATGGTTTTACATCTGAGAAGACGCAGTGGAAAAAATTTAAGTCGCAAACTTCAACTGAAATGCAATTTTTACATGCCGATGAATTCAAATCTCAATTTAAATCAAAATTTGGTATTAAATACGAATTACCAGTTATCTTAGAACAGAATCATTATGAGTTAAATGTTGTTCTTTCTGCAAAAGAAATTAACCAACTAGATAGTTTAAGACAACTAATAGATAAGTTAACGCCACATGTAACAAATATTTAG
- the yihA gene encoding ribosome biogenesis GTP-binding protein YihA/YsxC — protein sequence MQIKTAKFVMSNSDVAKCPNSPLPEYAFIGRSNVGKSSLINMLTERKSLAKVSGKPGKTRLINHFLINDNWHLVDLPGYGYAKVSKKEKKIFQKYITDYFRKRPQLVNTFLLVDIRHDPQPIDVDFMTWLGKNQIPFSIIFTKSDKLKSHQVENNVANYSTQLMEDWAELPPMFITSSSKKIGREEVLNYIEHINQSL from the coding sequence ATGCAAATTAAAACAGCAAAGTTTGTCATGAGTAATAGCGATGTTGCAAAATGTCCTAATTCGCCATTGCCAGAATACGCATTTATTGGCCGCAGCAATGTTGGAAAGTCTTCACTGATCAACATGCTAACTGAACGTAAGAGCTTAGCAAAAGTCTCGGGAAAACCTGGTAAAACACGCCTTATCAATCACTTTTTAATAAATGATAACTGGCATTTAGTAGACTTACCTGGATATGGCTATGCAAAGGTTAGTAAAAAAGAAAAAAAAATCTTTCAAAAATATATTACCGATTATTTTAGAAAACGCCCACAATTGGTTAATACTTTTTTATTAGTTGATATCAGGCATGATCCACAGCCAATAGATGTAGATTTTATGACTTGGTTAGGTAAAAATCAAATTCCATTTTCAATCATCTTCACCAAATCAGACAAATTGAAGTCACACCAAGTTGAGAATAATGTTGCTAATTACTCCACACAATTAATGGAAGATTGGGCAGAGTTACCGCCCATGTTTATTACATCTTCAAGCAAAAAAATTGGTCGTGAAGAAGTCTTAAACTACATTGAGCACATTAACCAAAGCCTCTAA
- a CDS encoding alpha/beta fold hydrolase, translating to MEKHIQQDGKFKFFELGEGQPLVILHGLMGGLSNFDGVMNFFPEKGYKVIIPELPLYDLPLLKTNIKTITTYIKEFIDLRKYGKVVLIGNSLGGHIGLLTTKLYPEIVKALVITGSSGLYESAMGESYPKRGDYDYIKQKAENVFFDPKIATKAIVDDVYNTVNDRSKLIRTLAIAKSAIRHNMAKDLPKMPTPTCIIWGKQDTVTPPNVAEDFNKLLPDSDLFWIDECGHAAMMEHPNKFNELLYTWLSNRNL from the coding sequence ATGGAAAAACATATACAACAAGACGGTAAGTTTAAGTTTTTTGAATTAGGTGAAGGTCAACCCTTAGTGATTTTACATGGCTTAATGGGTGGCTTAAGTAATTTTGATGGCGTTATGAACTTTTTCCCTGAAAAAGGCTATAAAGTGATTATCCCTGAATTGCCGCTTTACGATTTACCATTACTTAAAACAAATATTAAAACCATTACAACTTACATCAAAGAATTTATCGACTTACGGAAATACGGTAAAGTTGTACTCATCGGTAACTCGCTTGGCGGACATATAGGTTTATTAACTACAAAATTATATCCAGAAATTGTAAAAGCACTTGTAATAACAGGAAGCTCTGGACTTTATGAAAGCGCTATGGGCGAGAGTTATCCTAAACGTGGTGATTATGATTACATTAAACAAAAAGCCGAAAATGTGTTTTTTGATCCAAAAATCGCAACAAAAGCTATTGTTGACGATGTTTATAACACAGTTAATGACCGTTCTAAGTTAATAAGAACATTGGCTATTGCTAAAAGTGCTATTAGACATAATATGGCTAAAGATTTACCAAAAATGCCCACACCAACTTGCATAATTTGGGGAAAACAAGATACAGTTACACCACCAAATGTTGCTGAAGACTTCAATAAATTGTTACCAGATTCTGATTTATTTTGGATTGATGAATGCGGTCATGCTGCAATGATGGAGCATCCAAATAAATTTAATGAACTGCTCTACACCTGGTTAAGTAACAGAAATTTATAA
- the mraZ gene encoding division/cell wall cluster transcriptional repressor MraZ — protein MLNFIGTYECKIDAKGRLSLPSALKKQLLPVVEDGLVLKRSVFQNCIELYPMQEWNALMSKINGLNRFKKKNNDFIRKFTAGVKLVEVDANSRVLIPKDLIQFAGISKEIVLSSSVNIIEIWDKDNYENAINKVDDFAELAEEVMGTQEDEY, from the coding sequence ATGCTAAATTTTATAGGAACATATGAATGCAAAATTGATGCAAAAGGTCGGTTATCCTTGCCTTCAGCATTAAAAAAGCAATTACTGCCAGTTGTTGAAGATGGTTTAGTACTAAAGCGTTCAGTGTTTCAAAATTGCATAGAGCTTTATCCGATGCAAGAATGGAATGCATTGATGAGTAAAATAAATGGATTGAATCGGTTTAAAAAGAAAAATAACGATTTCATAAGGAAGTTTACAGCCGGCGTAAAATTAGTTGAAGTTGATGCGAATTCTCGTGTTTTAATACCGAAAGACTTGATTCAATTTGCTGGAATTTCAAAAGAAATCGTCTTGTCTTCATCTGTCAATATTATTGAAATTTGGGATAAAGATAATTATGAAAACGCGATTAATAAGGTCGATGATTTTGCTGAATTAGCCGAAGAAGTCATGGGAACACAAGAAGATGAATACTAA
- the rsmH gene encoding 16S rRNA (cytosine(1402)-N(4))-methyltransferase RsmH, whose amino-acid sequence MNTKYHIPVLLKQSVDALVLNPDGVYVDATFGGGGHSAEILSRLSAKGRLFAFDQDKDAQQNGLNDDRFELIEANFRYLKRFLKFFKINEVDGILADFGVSSHQFDVPERGFSTRFDAQLDMRMNQNDKLSAYELINSYEEQDLIKLFRTYGELKMAPKLARAIISERLNKPIETTSDLNSVIEPLLPKTKVFKFLAQIYQAIRIEVNQEMKALEEFLLQTQDLVKPLGRLSFITYHSLEDRLVKRYIRDGNFTGQVEKDFYGNKLAPFKKVGQLIIPDKSEITENSRARSAKLRIAEKI is encoded by the coding sequence ATGAATACTAAGTACCACATACCAGTTTTACTAAAACAAAGCGTCGATGCATTAGTCTTAAACCCAGATGGTGTTTATGTCGATGCAACATTTGGTGGTGGCGGACACTCTGCCGAAATTCTTTCTAGATTAAGTGCTAAGGGTAGATTATTTGCTTTTGATCAAGATAAAGATGCACAGCAAAATGGCTTAAATGACGATCGTTTCGAATTGATAGAGGCTAATTTTAGATACCTAAAACGCTTTTTAAAGTTCTTTAAAATTAATGAAGTTGACGGAATTTTAGCTGATTTTGGAGTGTCATCACATCAGTTTGATGTACCGGAACGCGGATTTTCAACACGTTTTGATGCTCAGCTAGATATGAGGATGAATCAAAATGATAAACTTTCCGCCTATGAGCTCATTAATTCTTATGAAGAGCAAGATTTAATTAAGCTGTTTAGAACTTACGGTGAGTTAAAAATGGCTCCTAAGTTAGCGAGAGCGATAATTAGTGAACGTTTAAATAAACCTATTGAAACTACATCTGATTTAAACTCAGTTATAGAACCACTGTTACCAAAAACTAAGGTGTTTAAATTTTTAGCTCAAATTTATCAAGCCATTCGTATAGAAGTGAATCAGGAAATGAAGGCGCTTGAGGAGTTTTTATTGCAAACACAAGACCTTGTAAAACCCTTAGGAAGGCTAAGCTTTATAACCTATCATTCATTAGAAGATCGCTTGGTGAAGCGCTACATTAGAGATGGTAATTTTACGGGTCAGGTAGAGAAAGATTTTTACGGAAATAAACTTGCGCCATTTAAAAAAGTTGGCCAGTTAATTATTCCTGACAAGTCTGAAATCACTGAAAATAGTAGGGCTAGAAGTGCTAAATTAAGAATAGCTGAAAAAATATAA